The proteins below come from a single Halobacillus salinarum genomic window:
- a CDS encoding MIP/aquaporin family protein, with protein MTEFMGELIGTMILIILGGGVIAGANLHATKAQGGGWVLITVAWGLGVAMGVYAVGNITGAHINPAVTLGLAAVGDFPWGKVPLYITAQTIGAFIGGTIVFFHYLPHWKDTEDPLAIKSVFCTDPAIRSPISNLVSEIIGTFVLVMGILFIGANKFTDGLNPIIVGLLIVAIGMSLGATTGYAINPARDLGPRIAHALLPIPGKGGSDWSYAWIPVVGPALGGIYGGLFYQAVFEGDAKVWFWIVSIIILAILFASAQKELRIAREA; from the coding sequence TCATTATTCTGGGTGGAGGAGTTATTGCCGGAGCCAACCTGCATGCAACGAAAGCCCAAGGGGGCGGCTGGGTGCTGATCACGGTTGCATGGGGGCTGGGTGTAGCCATGGGGGTTTATGCGGTCGGAAATATCACCGGTGCTCATATCAACCCTGCTGTAACCCTGGGACTAGCTGCAGTCGGCGATTTTCCGTGGGGAAAAGTTCCACTTTATATTACAGCTCAGACCATTGGAGCATTCATCGGAGGAACGATCGTATTTTTTCATTATCTGCCCCATTGGAAGGATACGGAGGATCCCTTGGCGATTAAATCCGTATTTTGTACGGATCCAGCGATTCGAAGTCCTATCTCCAACTTGGTTAGTGAAATCATTGGTACATTTGTCCTCGTTATGGGGATTTTGTTCATCGGCGCAAATAAGTTTACAGATGGGCTGAATCCGATCATTGTAGGACTATTGATTGTAGCGATAGGGATGTCGCTTGGAGCTACAACAGGTTACGCGATCAACCCGGCCCGGGATCTGGGACCGCGCATTGCACATGCCCTTCTTCCCATCCCTGGAAAAGGGGGATCGGATTGGAGTTACGCATGGATTCCTGTTGTTGGCCCCGCCCTTGGGGGAATTTACGGAGGTTTGTTTTATCAAGCTGTCTTTGAGGGTGATGCCAAAGTATGGTTTTGGATCGTATCTATAATTATTTTAGCCATTCTATTTGCTTCCGCTCAAAAAGAACTGCGAATAGCACGAGAAGCCTAA
- the hisB gene encoding imidazoleglycerol-phosphate dehydratase HisB — MREGRRAAVERKTRETDISLDLTIDGTGKADLDVQVPFLSHMLELFTKHGLFDLSVKGYGDVEVDDHHLTEDIGICLGQALRQAIGDKAGMKRYGSMTLPMDETLVTVAVDLSDRPHFEWKAVLPKDRVGTFDTENVHEFFWKLAVEARMNLHIVLHHGHNTHHIIEAMFKALARALDEATQLDPRVQGVPSTKGSLS; from the coding sequence ATGAGAGAAGGACGCAGAGCAGCAGTCGAACGTAAAACCAGGGAAACCGATATCTCCCTGGATTTAACTATTGATGGAACGGGGAAAGCAGACCTGGATGTCCAAGTTCCCTTTTTATCTCATATGCTTGAGCTTTTCACTAAGCACGGTCTCTTTGATCTTAGCGTGAAAGGGTATGGCGATGTAGAGGTAGATGACCATCATTTAACGGAGGATATTGGTATTTGCCTGGGGCAGGCGTTGCGACAGGCGATAGGGGATAAAGCTGGAATGAAACGGTATGGTTCAATGACCCTGCCGATGGACGAAACGCTTGTAACCGTTGCCGTTGACTTAAGCGACCGCCCACATTTCGAATGGAAGGCTGTACTTCCAAAGGACCGTGTAGGTACGTTTGACACGGAAAATGTTCATGAATTCTTTTGGAAATTAGCGGTTGAAGCGCGCATGAATTTGCACATCGTCCTTCATCATGGTCACAATACTCATCATATTATCGAAGCAATGTTTAAGGCGCTTGCCAGAGCTCTGGATGAAGCCACACAATTGGATCCTAGAGTTCAAGGTGTTCCGAGTACGAAGGGGAGCTTGTCATGA
- the hisD gene encoding histidinol dehydrogenase — translation MKIVTRSDLPSLRRSVDQGTEEQRRAVKEIITEVKSRGDEAVFAYTRQFDEVSLESLKVNPDEFDQAYESVDGEFVEILTEAAANIRSFHEKQLSQSWFDTSSDGTLLGQKITALDAAGVYVPGGTAAYPSSVFMNVIPAQVAGVDHIVMCTPPGEDGKVPAGVLVAARILGITEVYKAGGAQAIAALAYGTETIPAVDKITGPGNVFVALAKREVFGDVDIDMIAGPSEIAILADESAASTEIAADLLSQAEHDARSSSVLITTSAVLAEAVNNAVEEQLNDLPREDIARQSVKDYGMAVVCPTMQDAVDTVNEIAPEHLEILTSDPYQQLGKIKHAGAIFLGPYSSEPVGDYFAGPNHVLPTNGTARFSSPLNVDDFVKKSSVIAYSEEALKKNVDKIARFARLEGLEAHARAVEKRKERWK, via the coding sequence ATGAAAATCGTAACCCGAAGTGACCTTCCTTCCTTAAGACGCAGTGTAGACCAGGGAACCGAAGAACAAAGACGGGCCGTAAAGGAAATTATTACAGAGGTAAAATCGCGGGGAGATGAGGCTGTGTTTGCCTATACCCGCCAATTTGACGAAGTCTCTCTGGAATCATTAAAGGTGAATCCAGATGAATTCGATCAGGCGTACGAATCAGTGGATGGTGAATTTGTTGAAATCTTAACCGAAGCAGCAGCGAACATTCGCAGCTTTCATGAAAAGCAACTATCCCAGTCGTGGTTTGATACGAGCAGTGATGGAACGCTGCTCGGTCAAAAAATTACGGCTCTTGATGCCGCTGGCGTGTATGTGCCTGGAGGAACAGCTGCCTACCCTTCTTCAGTGTTTATGAACGTGATTCCAGCACAAGTAGCCGGGGTAGATCACATTGTGATGTGTACACCGCCGGGAGAAGACGGTAAAGTGCCAGCCGGGGTCTTGGTCGCAGCCCGCATTTTAGGGATTACTGAAGTGTATAAAGCAGGAGGAGCTCAGGCGATCGCAGCACTTGCATATGGAACGGAGACGATTCCTGCGGTAGACAAAATTACTGGACCTGGGAATGTGTTTGTGGCCTTAGCGAAAAGAGAAGTGTTTGGTGATGTCGATATTGACATGATTGCTGGACCAAGTGAGATCGCGATTTTGGCCGATGAATCAGCAGCTTCGACGGAAATAGCGGCTGATCTTTTATCCCAGGCGGAACATGATGCGCGCTCTTCGAGTGTCCTTATTACGACAAGCGCTGTCCTTGCGGAAGCTGTTAACAACGCGGTTGAAGAACAGCTCAACGACCTCCCTCGTGAAGATATAGCCAGACAAAGTGTAAAGGACTACGGAATGGCTGTCGTGTGCCCGACAATGCAGGACGCCGTAGACACAGTGAATGAAATTGCTCCTGAGCATTTAGAGATCTTGACCTCAGACCCTTATCAGCAGCTTGGGAAAATTAAGCATGCCGGAGCCATTTTCCTCGGTCCATACAGCAGTGAGCCGGTAGGGGATTACTTTGCAGGTCCTAATCACGTACTGCCTACGAATGGGACGGCGAGGTTTTCTAGCCCTCTCAATGTTGATGACTTTGTTAAAAAGTCCAGTGTTATAGCTTATAGTGAAGAGGCACTCAAGAAAAACGTTGACAAAATTGCCCGCTTTGCCCGGCTGGAAGGCCTGGAAGCCCATGCAAGAGCAGTAGAAAAACGTAAGGAGCGATGGAAATGA
- a CDS encoding ATP phosphoribosyltransferase regulatory subunit: MGKRLMFEKPLGMRDTLPFFYNQKKRARNQLSEAILSYGYSFMDTPLLEYHETVGRVSATLDQQLFKLLDQQGHSLVLRPDMTAPIARVAASQLKNAEFPLRLAYDGPVFRAQQAEGGKPAQFEQVGTELIGDHSSYADAEVIALLVESLKQAGLEDFVITVGHIGYVKSFFSDVLKDDETTMDELLNYLYRKNYVGYREAVKELSLPKEAEDSLLQLLHLRGGEEIFGMSKSLARNQSCILAVNELKQLYKLLKQYGVAQYIHFDLNLISHMNYYTGILFEGYAPNLGALLCNGGRYDQLLPTFQLNASATGFAIRVERLVEALQKHEEKDTRVAVLVDEDTHGQGIQKAKELRQQGYQVLLQHVDQIPNLQAFQQHLQKTINLTTGGESVE, from the coding sequence ATGGGGAAGAGGCTCATGTTTGAAAAACCATTAGGAATGCGAGATACGCTTCCTTTTTTTTATAATCAAAAGAAGCGAGCTAGAAACCAGTTGTCTGAGGCCATTTTATCCTATGGCTATTCATTTATGGATACACCGCTGCTTGAATATCACGAAACGGTGGGGAGAGTGAGCGCTACCCTCGATCAGCAGCTGTTTAAGTTATTGGATCAGCAGGGCCATTCCTTAGTGCTCCGCCCTGATATGACCGCTCCGATTGCACGGGTGGCAGCTTCTCAGTTAAAAAATGCTGAATTTCCATTGCGGCTTGCTTATGATGGACCAGTTTTCCGTGCCCAGCAGGCAGAGGGAGGAAAGCCTGCCCAGTTTGAGCAAGTGGGAACGGAACTCATTGGCGACCATTCTTCCTATGCAGATGCAGAAGTGATTGCTTTGCTTGTAGAATCGTTGAAGCAGGCCGGACTGGAGGATTTCGTAATTACCGTTGGTCATATCGGATATGTGAAAAGTTTTTTCAGCGATGTGCTTAAAGATGATGAAACGACGATGGATGAGTTATTGAATTATTTATATCGTAAAAACTATGTAGGATATAGGGAAGCCGTGAAGGAATTATCACTTCCTAAGGAAGCTGAAGATTCCCTGCTTCAGCTGCTCCACTTAAGGGGTGGCGAAGAAATCTTCGGAATGAGTAAATCATTAGCGAGAAATCAGTCCTGCATTCTGGCGGTTAATGAACTTAAACAGCTTTATAAGCTGCTCAAGCAATATGGAGTTGCTCAGTATATTCATTTTGATTTAAATTTGATCAGCCATATGAACTACTATACCGGGATTCTGTTTGAAGGATACGCTCCAAATCTGGGCGCATTATTATGCAATGGCGGGCGTTATGACCAACTACTTCCTACTTTTCAGTTAAACGCGTCTGCAACTGGATTTGCTATCCGTGTAGAGCGGCTTGTGGAAGCTTTGCAAAAGCATGAAGAAAAAGATACAAGAGTAGCAGTTCTTGTTGATGAGGACACGCATGGGCAAGGCATTCAAAAGGCTAAGGAATTGCGGCAGCAAGGGTATCAGGTGCTGTTGCAGCACGTAGATCAAATCCCTAATCTTCAGGCTTTTCAACAACATTTACAAAAGACAATTAATTTAACTACAGGAGGCGAGTCCGTTGAATAA
- the hisH gene encoding imidazole glycerol phosphate synthase subunit HisH: MIGIIDYGMGNLFSVSKALERMNIPYQLGERPYQIEDCDGYILPGVGAFPDAMKALHEHGFIDFIHRKINENFPFYGICLGMQLLFERSEEGGITAGLGHFPGNIVRFSDKDENGDAYKVPHMGWNRLNIHQPDQPLFTDVLEDYVYFVHSYVVETKDTSILYATADYHRQVPAIVGRGNVVASQFHPEKSGSAGVKLLENFCKTMVKQ; this comes from the coding sequence ATGATTGGCATCATCGATTATGGGATGGGAAACCTATTCAGCGTATCAAAAGCGTTAGAGCGCATGAATATTCCTTATCAGCTTGGAGAAAGACCTTATCAAATTGAGGATTGTGACGGATATATCCTTCCTGGCGTAGGAGCATTTCCAGACGCAATGAAAGCCTTGCATGAACATGGTTTTATCGACTTCATTCATCGAAAAATCAATGAAAACTTCCCCTTTTATGGGATTTGCTTAGGCATGCAGCTTTTATTTGAACGCAGTGAGGAAGGTGGAATAACTGCAGGACTTGGTCATTTCCCTGGAAATATTGTCAGGTTCTCTGATAAGGATGAAAATGGAGATGCCTATAAAGTGCCTCATATGGGCTGGAACCGCTTAAACATTCACCAGCCCGACCAGCCGCTGTTTACGGATGTTCTTGAGGATTATGTTTATTTTGTACATTCCTACGTTGTGGAAACGAAAGACACCTCCATCTTATATGCCACTGCCGATTATCATAGGCAGGTACCGGCAATTGTAGGAAGGGGAAATGTTGTAGCCAGTCAGTTTCATCCAGAAAAAAGTGGAAGCGCAGGCGTGAAACTTCTTGAGAACTTCTGCAAGACCATGGTTAAACAGTGA
- the glpK gene encoding glycerol kinase GlpK, whose translation MESYILSIDQGTTSSRAILFNKEREIVETAQKEFKQSFPKPGWVEHDANEIWTSVLGCIADVLTKANVEAEQIAGIGITNQRETTVVWDKNTGRPIYHAIVWQSRQTQGICNELRDQGHNDTFRDKTGLLLDPYFAGTKVKWILDHVDGAREKAENGDLLFGTIDTWLVYKLSGKKAHITDYSNASRTLMYNIYELKWDKELLDILGVPESMLPEVKPSSEVYANTVDYHFFGQEIPIAGIAGDQQAALFGQACFEKGSAKNTYGTGGFMLMNTGEEAVKSENGLLTTLAWGVDGKVEYALEGSIFVSGSAIQWLRDGLKMIESSPQSEEIAGEVNSTEGVYVVPAFVGLGTPYWDSDARGAVFGLTRGTNRAHFVRATLESLAYQTKDVVDAMIEDSGIKLKNLRVDGGAVKNNLLMQFQSDLLNVTVERPEINETTALGAAYLAGLAVGFWESKEEIAKEWALEREFDPHMDQRKSEDLYKGWQKAVEATRVFKI comes from the coding sequence ATGGAATCGTATATTTTATCTATTGATCAAGGAACGACGAGTTCCCGTGCCATATTATTTAATAAAGAGCGCGAAATTGTGGAAACCGCACAAAAGGAATTTAAGCAGTCATTTCCTAAGCCAGGCTGGGTTGAGCATGATGCCAATGAAATTTGGACGTCAGTACTTGGGTGTATTGCAGATGTCCTGACCAAAGCCAACGTTGAAGCGGAGCAAATTGCCGGAATCGGGATTACGAACCAAAGGGAAACAACGGTCGTGTGGGATAAAAATACCGGCCGGCCGATTTACCATGCGATTGTCTGGCAATCAAGACAAACGCAGGGGATCTGTAATGAACTTCGTGATCAAGGTCATAATGACACGTTCAGGGATAAAACTGGTCTCCTGCTTGATCCTTATTTTGCTGGCACGAAGGTGAAGTGGATTCTAGATCATGTAGATGGTGCAAGAGAAAAAGCAGAAAATGGTGACTTGCTGTTTGGAACGATCGATACGTGGCTCGTCTACAAGCTATCTGGTAAAAAGGCACATATTACCGATTATTCCAACGCTTCAAGAACACTGATGTACAACATTTATGAATTGAAATGGGATAAGGAACTGCTTGATATACTAGGAGTCCCTGAATCGATGCTTCCTGAAGTGAAGCCATCGTCAGAAGTTTATGCAAACACGGTCGATTACCATTTCTTCGGTCAGGAAATTCCAATCGCCGGGATTGCCGGAGACCAGCAAGCTGCCTTATTCGGACAGGCATGCTTTGAAAAAGGATCTGCCAAAAATACGTATGGTACAGGCGGGTTTATGTTGATGAACACCGGGGAAGAAGCAGTTAAATCTGAGAATGGACTGCTCACCACATTGGCCTGGGGCGTAGACGGTAAGGTAGAATATGCGTTAGAAGGAAGTATTTTTGTTTCAGGATCAGCAATTCAATGGCTGCGTGATGGATTGAAAATGATTGAATCTTCTCCTCAGAGTGAAGAAATTGCTGGGGAAGTAAATTCAACAGAGGGGGTTTATGTAGTCCCTGCATTTGTTGGTCTCGGTACACCTTATTGGGACAGTGATGCCCGTGGTGCTGTCTTCGGCCTGACACGCGGAACCAACCGTGCTCACTTCGTACGTGCTACTTTGGAGTCCCTCGCCTATCAAACGAAGGATGTAGTCGATGCTATGATCGAAGATTCGGGCATAAAACTGAAAAATCTCCGGGTAGATGGGGGAGCAGTCAAAAATAACTTGTTAATGCAATTCCAAAGTGACTTACTCAATGTTACTGTGGAAAGACCTGAAATCAATGAAACTACAGCGCTTGGCGCTGCTTATTTAGCCGGGCTTGCGGTCGGCTTTTGGGAAAGCAAGGAAGAGATCGCTAAAGAATGGGCCTTGGAAAGGGAGTTTGACCCTCATATGGACCAACGAAAAAGCGAAGACCTTTATAAAGGCTGGCAAAAAGCCGTAGAAGCGACGCGGGTATTTAAAATTTAG
- the hisG gene encoding ATP phosphoribosyltransferase, whose protein sequence is MNKPLTIAMPKGRIYEEAASLMKQAGYDLGGDKEKSRKLILEYPDQNLQIMMAKPMDVVTYVEYGAADIGIAGKDVLLEQDRDVYEVLDLKISPCYVAVAGLPDQPLSRIAPKIATKYPKVASDYFREKGEQIEIIPLNGSIELAPLIGLADRIVDIVSTGRTLKENGLVEYEKIAEITSRLIVNPVSYRVKSQEIDELAQKLSEVVEVKTG, encoded by the coding sequence TTGAATAAACCGTTAACGATCGCTATGCCGAAAGGGCGCATTTATGAAGAAGCTGCCTCCTTAATGAAGCAAGCCGGCTATGATTTAGGAGGGGACAAAGAAAAATCAAGAAAGCTGATTCTTGAATATCCAGACCAAAATCTCCAAATCATGATGGCTAAGCCGATGGATGTTGTAACCTATGTCGAATATGGGGCTGCAGACATTGGTATTGCTGGCAAAGACGTGTTATTAGAGCAGGACAGAGACGTATATGAAGTACTCGATTTGAAAATAAGTCCGTGCTATGTGGCTGTTGCGGGGCTTCCTGATCAGCCTTTAAGCCGGATTGCTCCAAAGATAGCGACGAAATACCCGAAAGTGGCATCCGATTATTTCCGGGAAAAAGGCGAGCAGATAGAAATTATTCCTCTTAATGGATCGATTGAGCTGGCTCCACTGATTGGACTCGCTGACAGAATTGTCGATATTGTCTCGACCGGAAGGACTTTAAAGGAAAATGGTCTTGTGGAATATGAAAAAATCGCAGAGATTACATCACGATTAATCGTGAACCCGGTAAGCTACCGTGTAAAAAGTCAGGAAATTGATGAATTAGCGCAAAAACTAAGCGAGGTTGTTGAGGTGAAGACAGGATGA